From Acidobacteriota bacterium, a single genomic window includes:
- the miaB gene encoding tRNA (N6-isopentenyl adenosine(37)-C2)-methylthiotransferase MiaB: MNVLDSEKAAGLLVEAGWLPAGDPEAADLVLFNTCSVREKAAEKVFAYLGRTRALKRRRPGLVVGVMGCVAQQEGEAMLRRAKGLDFVVGTRRLNRVPEIADAVRRGLASGVVDTLMDEDPLPVEVEQVLRETPFRAFVTIMEGCDNFCAYCVVPRTRGRERSRPSLLVLDEVRRLADAGCVEVMLLGQNVNSYRDPSPEGLSFPELLRRVARTPGLRRLRFTTSHPKDFDDALLDVMVSEPVVCPQVHLPAQAGATRVLRAMNRKYTREAYLEKIARVRQAPRAISLSSDFIVGFPGETEAEFQETLSLLEIVRYDSIFSFVYSPRPHTAALQLDDDVPDAEKKDRLIRLQALQERLQTEANRRRVGSLETVLVDGAGREPGQLSSRNPANQIVHFQGDPRLIGTFVIVRVTSAGAYTLGGELPPADTDNDAQPR; the protein is encoded by the coding sequence ATGAACGTCCTGGACTCGGAGAAGGCCGCCGGTCTCCTGGTGGAGGCCGGGTGGCTTCCCGCCGGTGACCCCGAGGCCGCCGACCTGGTGCTGTTCAACACCTGCAGCGTCCGCGAGAAGGCCGCGGAGAAGGTGTTCGCCTACCTCGGTCGGACGCGGGCCCTCAAGCGCCGTCGTCCCGGGCTGGTGGTGGGGGTCATGGGCTGTGTGGCCCAGCAGGAGGGCGAGGCCATGCTCCGGCGGGCGAAGGGCCTCGACTTCGTGGTGGGCACCCGCCGCCTGAACCGGGTCCCCGAGATCGCCGACGCCGTCCGCCGGGGGCTGGCGTCCGGCGTGGTGGACACCCTCATGGACGAGGACCCCCTCCCGGTGGAGGTGGAGCAGGTCCTCCGCGAGACGCCCTTCCGCGCCTTCGTCACCATCATGGAGGGGTGCGACAACTTCTGCGCCTACTGCGTGGTCCCGCGGACCCGGGGCCGCGAGCGCTCGCGGCCGTCCCTCCTCGTCCTCGACGAGGTCCGGCGCCTGGCGGACGCCGGCTGCGTGGAGGTGATGCTGCTCGGCCAGAACGTCAACTCCTACCGCGACCCGTCGCCGGAGGGCCTTTCGTTCCCGGAGCTGCTCCGCCGCGTTGCCCGAACCCCCGGCCTGCGCCGCCTGCGCTTCACCACCTCCCACCCCAAGGACTTCGACGACGCCCTCCTCGACGTCATGGTGAGCGAGCCGGTGGTCTGCCCCCAGGTTCACCTCCCGGCCCAGGCGGGCGCCACCCGGGTGCTCCGCGCCATGAACCGCAAGTACACCCGCGAGGCCTACCTGGAGAAGATCGCCCGGGTCCGGCAGGCCCCCCGGGCCATCAGCCTGTCGTCGGACTTCATCGTGGGCTTCCCCGGCGAGACCGAGGCGGAATTCCAGGAAACGCTGAGCCTCTTGGAGATCGTGCGTTACGACTCCATCTTCTCCTTCGTCTATTCGCCCCGCCCCCACACCGCCGCCCTGCAGCTGGACGACGACGTCCCGGACGCCGAGAAGAAGGACCGGCTGATCCGGCTCCAGGCGTTACAGGAACGCCTCCAGACCGAGGCCAACCGGCGGCGGGTCGGGTCGCTGGAGACCGTGCTCGTGGACGGCGCCGGGCGCGAACCGGGCCAGCTGAGCTCCCGGAACCCGGCCAACCAGATCGTCCACTTCCAGGGCGACCCCCGCCTCATCGGCACCTTCGTCATCGTCCGGGTGACGTCGGCGGGCGCCTACACCCTCGGGGGGGAACTTCCCCCGGCGGACACGGACAACGATGCGCAGCCGCGTTGA